In Streptomyces longhuiensis, the following proteins share a genomic window:
- a CDS encoding SRPBCC family protein, producing MKSVTVSIDVPQTPEQVYDFLDVMAHHERFTDHYLTDWRYSGPGRGIGSYATVTAALGGKKTDVAIEVVEADPPRRIVERNVSAAGRRLAHGIYTIEPLRTGGSHVSFTYAWAHTPLADRLLALVVRATIRRANRTVMRRLATELARTSADGS from the coding sequence ATGAAGTCTGTCACCGTGTCGATCGACGTACCGCAGACGCCCGAGCAGGTCTACGACTTCCTCGATGTCATGGCTCACCACGAGCGATTCACCGACCACTACCTGACCGACTGGCGCTACAGCGGCCCCGGCCGCGGCATCGGATCGTATGCCACGGTCACAGCCGCGCTGGGCGGCAAGAAGACCGACGTCGCCATCGAGGTCGTCGAGGCAGACCCGCCGCGGCGCATCGTCGAACGGAACGTCAGCGCGGCCGGCCGACGCCTGGCCCACGGCATCTACACCATCGAGCCGCTGCGAACCGGCGGGAGTCACGTGTCGTTCACGTACGCCTGGGCCCACACCCCACTCGCCGACCGCCTGCTGGCACTCGTCGTCCGGGCCACGATACGACGCGCCAACCGGACGGTGATGCGACGCCTGGCCACCGAGTTGGCTCGCACGTCCGCTGACGGATCCTGA
- a CDS encoding CHAD domain-containing protein produces the protein MSGALVSSQRITPNPAHARSHMNGLVIRRLRSCLRLYRSVLDREVTDAIRGDLKWLAGELGAERDQEVLMVRLSRGVKALPKELVLGPVSERLQAWNVARGSESHQRSLDALGSRRYLALPDSLAALGQQPPLRAKAGKAADKVMAKAVLKEFDRLAQRMAPALDLPPGSGLSGAVWSAVAGG, from the coding sequence ATGTCGGGTGCGCTGGTCAGCAGCCAAAGGATCACACCGAACCCGGCGCACGCGAGAAGCCATATGAATGGTCTGGTCATACGTCGCCTGCGCAGCTGTTTGCGCTTGTACCGATCCGTTCTGGACCGCGAGGTCACAGACGCGATCCGAGGGGATCTGAAGTGGCTGGCCGGCGAGCTGGGCGCAGAACGCGATCAGGAAGTGCTGATGGTGCGTCTCAGCCGGGGCGTCAAAGCCCTACCCAAAGAACTCGTCCTCGGCCCCGTCTCGGAACGGCTACAGGCGTGGAACGTCGCTCGCGGCTCCGAGTCCCACCAGCGCAGTCTCGACGCCCTGGGCTCGCGCCGCTACCTGGCCCTGCCCGATTCCCTCGCCGCGCTCGGGCAGCAGCCACCGCTGCGCGCCAAGGCCGGCAAGGCGGCGGACAAGGTCATGGCCAAGGCAGTCCTCAAGGAGTTCGACCGCCTGGCCCAGCGCATGGCCCCCGCTCTGGACCTGCCACCGGGGAGCGGATTATCCGGGGCCGTTTGGTCTGCCGTGGCGGGAGGGTAA
- a CDS encoding SMI1/KNR4 family protein codes for MSPELNRLTEVLPRPSTPTQTPDWDAAETALSTALPADYKELITTYGGGFVDGYLLLLEPGCANDVYDQLKISAEREEANDALWQYEDKPAEMDADGNRLLCWATTDNGEYLYWLVQPGDTPDSRPILINDESGEVWERYDMTVPQFLTAVLSGEARSQIFWDEFPLEQHQFRPAREV; via the coding sequence ATGAGTCCCGAACTGAACCGGCTCACCGAGGTCCTGCCCCGGCCCTCCACACCCACCCAGACGCCCGACTGGGACGCCGCCGAAACCGCCCTGAGCACGGCGCTGCCCGCAGACTACAAAGAGCTCATCACCACCTACGGAGGCGGCTTCGTCGACGGCTACCTGCTGCTCCTGGAGCCGGGCTGCGCCAACGACGTATACGACCAGCTCAAGATCTCCGCAGAGCGCGAAGAAGCCAACGACGCTCTGTGGCAGTACGAGGACAAGCCCGCCGAGATGGACGCAGATGGCAACCGCCTGCTCTGCTGGGCCACCACGGACAACGGCGAATACCTGTACTGGCTCGTCCAGCCCGGCGACACTCCCGACAGTCGCCCGATCCTGATCAACGACGAGTCCGGGGAGGTTTGGGAACGCTACGACATGACCGTGCCCCAGTTCCTCACCGCCGTCCTGAGCGGCGAGGCTCGATCGCAGATTTTCTGGGACGAGTTCCCGCTGGAGCAGCATCAATTCCGCCCCGCCCGGGAGGTGTAG
- a CDS encoding IS607 family transposase, which yields MSLMEWAVVNGVHPHTAYRSFREGTLPVPAQRVGPRTILVNIEADSSPSVSGGLGLYARVSSHDEKSDLERQLARLVVWAASTGLRVVRVESEIGSGMNGGRSKAKRLLADPDVATVVVEHKDRLGRMNVELVEAAVSATGRRLVVLDGGEVEDDLVRGMVEVLTSFCARLYGRRSAKNWAEKALEAAGADD from the coding sequence GTGAGCCTCATGGAGTGGGCGGTGGTGAATGGTGTGCATCCGCATACTGCGTATCGCTCGTTCCGTGAGGGCACGTTGCCGGTACCTGCTCAGCGGGTCGGTCCGCGCACGATCCTGGTGAACATCGAGGCAGACTCCTCGCCGTCCGTGTCGGGCGGCCTGGGCCTGTATGCCCGTGTCTCCTCGCATGACGAGAAGAGTGATCTGGAACGGCAGTTGGCGCGCCTGGTCGTCTGGGCGGCCAGCACCGGTCTCCGGGTGGTGCGTGTGGAGTCCGAGATCGGGTCGGGCATGAACGGTGGCAGGTCCAAAGCGAAGCGCCTTCTGGCCGATCCGGATGTGGCCACGGTCGTGGTCGAGCACAAGGACCGCCTGGGCCGGATGAACGTGGAACTCGTCGAGGCCGCAGTATCCGCGACGGGCCGCCGTCTGGTGGTCCTGGACGGGGGTGAGGTGGAAGACGATCTGGTGCGGGGCATGGTGGAGGTACTGACCTCGTTCTGCGCCCGCCTGTACGGGCGTCGTTCCGCGAAGAATTGGGCAGAGAAGGCTCTTGAGGCGGCTGGAGCCGATGACTGA
- a CDS encoding TetR/AcrR family transcriptional regulator, whose amino-acid sequence MVGSDPEGEAAPGKDGDRRAQLVNAAVDYVAAHGIADLSLRGLGAAIGVSHRMLIHYFGSKEHLLVEIVRTSEQRQRDLLSRLRLEPGLLPVDAARLLWQQLTAPQLAGQERLFFEIYGWALRGRPEAAPFLEGLVNDWLEPLVAAEVATGADPPVARNRARLGLATVRGLLLDLLATGDREGVNAAMEDFLRLYYGEASPESLP is encoded by the coding sequence ATGGTCGGCTCAGATCCCGAGGGCGAGGCAGCGCCCGGCAAGGACGGGGACCGGCGCGCTCAATTGGTGAACGCGGCCGTCGACTATGTCGCGGCACACGGCATCGCAGACCTGAGTCTGCGCGGCCTGGGCGCCGCGATCGGTGTCAGTCACCGCATGCTGATCCACTATTTCGGTTCCAAGGAACACCTGCTCGTCGAGATCGTCCGGACGTCGGAGCAGCGTCAACGCGATCTACTGTCCCGGCTGCGGCTGGAGCCAGGTCTCTTGCCCGTCGATGCTGCCCGTCTCCTCTGGCAGCAGCTGACGGCCCCTCAACTGGCGGGTCAAGAGCGGCTCTTCTTCGAAATCTACGGGTGGGCGCTGCGAGGCCGTCCCGAGGCTGCCCCGTTCCTCGAAGGGCTCGTAAACGACTGGCTGGAGCCGCTCGTGGCTGCCGAGGTCGCCACAGGGGCGGACCCTCCTGTGGCCCGGAACCGCGCCAGGCTGGGACTCGCCACCGTCCGCGGTCTGCTGCTCGACCTGCTCGCCACCGGTGACCGCGAGGGCGTCAACGCGGCGATGGAGGACTTCCTCCGGCTGTATTACGGCGAAGCGAGCCCGGAGTCCCTCCCCTAG
- a CDS encoding integrase core domain-containing protein yields MRTGLVADALRMAASPRIRLDGAVFHCDHGTQYASCESFHASLKHESLQGAHYYGDSDTCRRTVFAWLTRYNTRRRHSANGHLSANEYEHHTAKLTLAA; encoded by the coding sequence ATGCGCACCGGCCTGGTCGCTGACGCACTGCGGATGGCAGCCTCGCCCCGTATCCGCCTGGACGGCGCCGTGTTCCACTGCGACCACGGAACGCAATACGCATCCTGCGAAAGCTTCCACGCCTCCCTGAAACACGAGAGCCTCCAGGGCGCCCACTACTACGGCGACTCCGACACCTGCCGAAGAACCGTCTTCGCCTGGCTGACCCGGTACAACACCCGCCGCCGGCACTCCGCCAACGGCCACCTCAGCGCAAACGAATACGAACACCACACCGCTAAACTCACGCTCGCCGCGTGA
- a CDS encoding sugar nucleotide-binding protein: protein MVYVSSDAVFSGAGQVHYDESALPETITPYSVAKAAAETEVFAVHPKAVVARTSLIIGHGSEELQGEVKGTTGAATSVEQPLSTSAPVTYRFNRIGSQRKQRLGPAFSCRRFRGDRARNGCPRGGTPGSLRRNTAGGSPPSPR from the coding sequence ATGGTTTACGTGTCGAGCGACGCGGTGTTCTCAGGTGCGGGCCAGGTCCACTACGACGAGTCCGCTCTCCCGGAGACCATCACCCCGTACAGCGTAGCCAAGGCCGCGGCCGAGACCGAAGTTTTTGCGGTGCACCCGAAGGCCGTTGTCGCCCGAACGTCGCTGATCATCGGGCACGGGAGTGAAGAACTCCAGGGCGAGGTCAAAGGCACCACGGGAGCCGCGACGAGCGTAGAGCAACCACTGAGTACCAGCGCTCCTGTCACGTACCGCTTCAACCGCATAGGGAGCCAAAGGAAACAACGCCTTGGCCCCGCGTTCAGCTGCCGTCGGTTCCGTGGCGATCGAGCCAGAAACGGATGTCCTAGGGGAGGGACTCCGGGCTCGCTTCGCCGTAATACAGCCGGAGGAAGTCCTCCATCGCCGCGTTGA